A stretch of the Thermus thermophilus genome encodes the following:
- the gap gene encoding type I glyceraldehyde-3-phosphate dehydrogenase, whose translation MKVGINGFGRIGRQVFRILHERGVEVALVNDLTDNKTLAHLLKYDSTYGRFPGEVGYDEENLYVDGKAIRATAIKDPREIPWKEAGVGVVVESTGVFTDGEKARAHLEAGAKKVIITAPAKGEDITVVLGVNHEQYDPARHHILSNASCTTNSLAPVMKVLEEAFGVEKALMTTVHSYTNDQRLLDLPHKDLRRARAAAINIIPTTTGAAKATALVLPSLKGRFDGMALRVPTPTGSISDITALLKREVTAEEVNAALKAAAEGPLKGILAYTEDEIVLQDIVMDPHSSIVDGKLTKAIGNLVKVFAWYDNEWGYANRVADLVELVLKKGV comes from the coding sequence ATGAAGGTCGGTATCAACGGATTCGGCAGGATCGGGCGGCAGGTTTTCAGGATCCTCCACGAAAGGGGCGTGGAGGTGGCCTTGGTCAACGACCTCACGGACAACAAGACCCTGGCCCACCTGTTGAAGTACGACTCCACCTACGGCCGCTTCCCCGGGGAGGTGGGCTACGACGAGGAAAACCTCTACGTGGACGGGAAGGCCATCCGGGCCACGGCGATCAAGGACCCCAGGGAGATCCCCTGGAAGGAGGCGGGGGTGGGGGTGGTGGTGGAGTCCACGGGGGTCTTCACCGACGGGGAGAAGGCCCGGGCCCACCTCGAGGCCGGGGCCAAGAAGGTGATCATCACCGCCCCCGCCAAGGGGGAGGACATCACCGTGGTCCTCGGGGTGAACCACGAGCAGTACGACCCCGCCAGGCACCACATCCTCTCCAACGCCAGCTGCACCACGAACTCCTTGGCCCCGGTGATGAAGGTCCTGGAGGAGGCCTTCGGCGTGGAGAAGGCCCTCATGACCACGGTCCACTCCTACACCAACGACCAGCGCCTCCTGGACCTGCCCCACAAGGACCTGCGCCGGGCCCGGGCCGCCGCCATCAACATCATCCCCACCACCACGGGGGCGGCCAAGGCCACCGCCTTGGTCCTTCCCTCCCTCAAGGGGCGGTTTGACGGGATGGCCCTAAGGGTGCCCACGCCCACAGGGAGCATCTCCGACATCACCGCCCTCCTCAAGCGGGAGGTGACCGCCGAGGAGGTGAACGCCGCCCTCAAGGCCGCGGCCGAGGGCCCCTTGAAGGGCATCCTCGCCTACACCGAGGACGAGATCGTCCTCCAGGACATCGTCATGGACCCCCACTCCTCCATCGTGGACGGCAAGCTCACCAAGGCCATCGGCAACCTGGTCAAGGTCTTCGCCTGGTACGACAACGAGTGGGGCTACGCCAACCGGGTGGCCGACCTGGTGGAGCTCGTCCTGAAGAAGGGGGTCTAG
- a CDS encoding biotin transporter BioY, whose protein sequence is MKTEVLPYTPLMKTLWPQRTLARDLLLILAGSLFVALTAQIALPLPFTPVPITGQTLGVLLVGAALGSRLGFLALLAYLLEGAMGLPVFAGGTGGIARILGPTGGFLLAFPLAAGLVGLLVERFGLDRGFFGTLLAMLLGNALLYLVGLPWLAAWLMGAGKFTGVEGLLAMGLFPFIPGDLVKAVLAALLLPTAWRFLGRK, encoded by the coding sequence GTGAAGACCGAGGTGTTGCCCTACACCCCCCTTATGAAGACCCTCTGGCCCCAAAGGACCCTGGCCCGGGACCTCCTCCTCATCCTTGCAGGAAGCCTCTTCGTGGCCCTCACCGCCCAGATCGCCCTTCCCCTCCCCTTCACCCCGGTCCCCATCACCGGCCAGACCCTGGGCGTCCTCCTGGTGGGGGCGGCCCTGGGAAGCCGCCTGGGCTTCCTCGCCCTCCTCGCCTACCTCCTGGAGGGGGCCATGGGCCTCCCCGTCTTCGCCGGGGGCACGGGCGGGATCGCCAGGATCCTCGGCCCCACCGGGGGCTTCCTCTTGGCCTTTCCTCTGGCGGCGGGCCTGGTGGGGCTTCTGGTGGAGCGCTTCGGCCTGGACCGGGGCTTCTTCGGCACCCTCCTCGCCATGCTCCTGGGGAACGCCCTCCTTTACCTCGTGGGGCTTCCCTGGCTTGCCGCCTGGCTCATGGGTGCGGGGAAGTTCACCGGGGTTGAGGGGCTCCTCGCCATGGGGCTTTTCCCCTTCATCCCCGGGGACCTGGTGAAGGCGGTGTTGGCCGCCCTCCTCCTCCCCACCGCCTGGCGCTTCCTGGGCCGGAAGTGA